The following proteins are co-located in the Streptomyces bottropensis ATCC 25435 genome:
- a CDS encoding glycerol-3-phosphate dehydrogenase/oxidase, producing MRTAALGPAQRAESLAGMAERELDVLVVGGGVVGAGTALDAVTRGLSTGLVEARDWASGTSSRSSKLIHGGLRYLEMLDFALVREALKERGLLLERLAPHLVKPVPFLYPLQHKGWERWYAGSGVALYDGMSMARGHGRGLPVHRHLTRGHALRVAPCLKKDALVGALQYYDAQMDDARYVATMVRTAASYGAKVANRARVAGFLREGERVVGARVQDVEAGGEYEIRARQVVNATGVWTDDTQAMVGERGQFHVRASKGIHLVVPKDRIHSTTGLILRTEKSVLFVIPWGRHWIVGTTDTDWDLDKAHPAASSADIDYLLEHVNSVLAVPLTRDDVQGVYAGLRPLLAGESDATSKLSREHIVAHPVPGLVVVAGGKYTTYRVMAKDAVDAAVHGLDQRVAECVTEDVPLLGAEGYRALWNARARIAARTGLHVVRVEHLLNRYGSATEEVLELIAADPSMGEPLHAADDYLRAEVVYAASHEGARHLDDVLTRRTRISIETFDRGTRSAREAAELMAPVLGWDKDQTEREVQHYEKRVEAERESQRQPDDLTADAARLGAPDIVPL from the coding sequence GTGAGGACAGCGGCACTGGGACCGGCGCAGCGCGCCGAGTCACTGGCGGGTATGGCCGAGCGCGAGCTGGACGTGCTGGTCGTGGGTGGTGGCGTGGTCGGTGCGGGCACGGCCCTGGACGCCGTGACCCGCGGCCTGTCCACGGGCCTGGTCGAGGCACGCGACTGGGCGTCGGGCACGTCCAGCCGGTCCAGCAAACTGATCCACGGCGGTCTGCGCTATCTGGAGATGCTCGACTTCGCCCTCGTGCGCGAGGCCTTGAAGGAGCGGGGGCTGCTGCTGGAGCGGCTCGCACCCCATCTGGTGAAGCCCGTGCCGTTCCTCTATCCCTTGCAGCACAAGGGCTGGGAGCGGTGGTACGCGGGCTCGGGCGTCGCGCTGTACGACGGGATGTCGATGGCGCGCGGGCATGGGCGGGGGCTGCCGGTCCACCGTCATCTGACCCGCGGTCACGCCCTGCGCGTCGCGCCCTGTCTGAAGAAGGACGCGCTGGTCGGCGCCTTGCAGTACTACGACGCCCAGATGGACGACGCCCGCTATGTGGCCACGATGGTGCGCACGGCCGCGTCGTACGGGGCGAAGGTCGCCAACCGTGCGCGGGTGGCCGGGTTCCTGCGCGAGGGCGAGCGCGTGGTCGGCGCCAGGGTGCAGGACGTCGAGGCCGGCGGGGAGTACGAGATCCGCGCCCGGCAGGTCGTGAACGCCACCGGGGTGTGGACCGACGACACCCAGGCGATGGTGGGTGAGCGGGGCCAGTTCCACGTACGGGCCTCCAAGGGCATCCATCTGGTCGTACCCAAGGACCGGATCCACTCCACGACCGGGCTGATCCTGCGGACAGAGAAGTCCGTGCTGTTCGTGATCCCCTGGGGGCGGCACTGGATCGTAGGGACGACCGACACCGACTGGGACCTCGACAAGGCGCATCCGGCGGCCTCCAGCGCGGACATCGACTACCTGCTGGAGCATGTGAACTCGGTCCTCGCCGTGCCGCTGACCAGGGACGACGTGCAGGGGGTCTATGCCGGGCTGCGGCCCTTGCTCGCCGGGGAGTCGGACGCCACCAGCAAGCTCTCGCGCGAGCACATCGTGGCGCATCCGGTGCCGGGGCTGGTGGTCGTGGCCGGCGGGAAGTACACGACGTACCGGGTCATGGCCAAGGACGCGGTGGACGCCGCCGTGCACGGGCTGGACCAGCGGGTCGCGGAGTGCGTCACCGAGGACGTGCCGCTGCTGGGCGCGGAGGGGTACCGGGCGCTGTGGAACGCGCGGGCGCGGATCGCGGCGCGTACCGGGCTGCACGTGGTGCGGGTGGAGCACCTGCTGAACCGGTACGGGTCGGCGACCGAGGAGGTGCTCGAACTGATCGCGGCCGACCCGTCGATGGGCGAACCGCTGCACGCGGCCGACGACTATCTGCGGGCCGAGGTGGTGTACGCGGCCTCGCACGAGGGGGCGCGGCACCTCGACGACGTGCTGACGCGGCGGACGCGGATCTCGATCGAGACCTTCGACCGCGGGACACGCAGCGCGCGGGAGGCGGCGGAGCTGATGGCACCGGTGCTCGGGTGGGACAAGGACCAGACCGAGCGGGAGGTCCAGCACTACGAGAAGAGGGTGGAGGCGGAGCGGGAGTCGCAGCGGCAGCCGGACGATCTGACGGCGGACGCGGCCCGGTTGGGGGCGCCGGACATCGTGCCGCTGTAG
- a CDS encoding protein kinase domain-containing protein: MDAYAGRVLADRYRLPLPPSDEYEPASELRAFDTYSGQEVLVRQVPLPEVVEAEMLDADGLPEGYVARDGGGGRGAGRATRRSADPAVRRAIEAAQAAAQIPDHPRLDQVFDVFAEGGSLWIVSELVPARPLAALLADQPLTPYRAAEIASDVLTALRALHAHGWVHRNITARTVLICDDGRVMLTGLATGAAEEALCGYDPVPVREFEDTPPGAPGGGAVVPAVGPAGGQVARRDPVPPGGLPAARGASAPGGTGASTFGGARAGVPGGALEDPEAARRAAIEARAGSTTAQGDPSGGQRALEAGGDARAARAGAIAAYRAGARAAARVQDDQQGGSGAGLPAQRPAPRDTPATGPGRDGDPASGAGTRPVPLGQIADPYGVLANGGATSAWHGAAPRGTTAAPGGNGRMVPAAGNSSPYAASPLGGAPAVGGRADDTFDGGDTGTHLVLGGHTDSVRDTTGPYPGGTEDSVAWDGVGGGAAARRGPATALAAERARQARMAVVGPVTERWAPEQAGPVHENWQLAAPIGPSTDLWALGALLFRAVQGHAPYPEENTAELVQLVCAEPPAFAEECGPLRPVVESLLRQDPTERLDFEDLRGWLRSLVRSAPEPEAGAHVVPTPPVDASRLPIVRRRGELVRRRRAGLPATSAHARHKRTRQKAPQPRKLGRNLLLLILLALVAALTYAVVFMPKAAPGSEGGDTGTRTDSAGQGSSVPTASDEPRPDRNSNSPDGGEKDQDKASPSQSSGSTQTQTGDPEVAQGFTLRKDPEGFHVAVADGWDRSGKNGRGQIVYSQGDFELILVPGRDSRATYGGDPLKYQREDERELQPFRDSSWATSTGMRLIEVGGVSSAEGQFTWQDSEGRGVYVRNLAILLDGRYHVVQLRGPEAERDEVTRLYEQAAATYKVTG; this comes from the coding sequence GTGGACGCATACGCGGGGCGCGTGCTCGCCGACCGCTATCGCCTGCCGCTGCCGCCCTCCGACGAGTACGAACCCGCCTCGGAGCTCCGCGCCTTCGACACCTACAGCGGACAGGAAGTCCTGGTCCGCCAGGTGCCGTTGCCCGAGGTCGTCGAGGCGGAGATGCTCGACGCGGACGGGCTGCCCGAAGGCTATGTCGCGCGGGACGGCGGAGGCGGCCGGGGTGCGGGCCGGGCCACGCGCCGCTCCGCCGACCCCGCCGTACGACGGGCCATCGAGGCGGCGCAGGCCGCCGCCCAGATCCCCGACCATCCGCGGCTCGACCAGGTCTTCGACGTGTTCGCCGAGGGCGGCTCGTTGTGGATAGTGAGCGAACTGGTGCCCGCGCGGCCCCTCGCCGCACTGCTCGCGGACCAGCCGCTGACCCCGTACCGGGCGGCCGAGATCGCCTCCGACGTGCTCACCGCGCTGCGGGCGCTGCACGCCCACGGCTGGGTCCACCGGAACATCACCGCCCGTACGGTGCTGATCTGCGACGACGGCCGGGTGATGCTGACCGGGCTGGCGACGGGGGCGGCCGAAGAGGCGCTGTGCGGGTACGACCCGGTGCCCGTGCGGGAGTTCGAGGACACGCCCCCAGGGGCTCCCGGCGGTGGCGCGGTGGTGCCTGCCGTGGGACCCGCCGGAGGTCAGGTCGCGCGCCGTGACCCGGTGCCGCCCGGTGGACTTCCCGCGGCGCGCGGGGCGTCGGCGCCCGGGGGCACCGGCGCGAGTACGTTCGGCGGCGCCCGCGCCGGCGTGCCCGGGGGCGCCCTTGAGGACCCCGAGGCCGCGCGGCGGGCGGCGATAGAGGCACGGGCGGGAAGTACGACGGCCCAGGGCGACCCCTCCGGGGGGCAGCGCGCGCTGGAGGCGGGCGGGGACGCCCGGGCGGCGCGGGCGGGCGCGATCGCCGCGTACCGTGCGGGCGCGCGGGCAGCGGCCCGGGTGCAGGACGACCAACAAGGCGGTTCGGGCGCGGGGTTGCCCGCGCAGCGGCCGGCGCCGCGGGACACCCCGGCGACGGGACCCGGGCGCGACGGCGACCCTGCCTCCGGCGCGGGGACACGACCGGTGCCCCTGGGCCAGATCGCCGACCCCTACGGAGTCCTCGCGAACGGCGGCGCCACGAGCGCCTGGCACGGTGCCGCACCACGCGGCACGACGGCCGCGCCCGGCGGCAACGGCCGGATGGTCCCGGCCGCCGGGAACTCCTCGCCGTACGCCGCGAGTCCGCTCGGCGGGGCCCCGGCCGTGGGTGGCCGGGCCGATGACACCTTCGACGGCGGCGACACCGGCACTCACCTGGTACTCGGTGGGCACACCGACTCCGTGCGGGACACGACCGGTCCGTATCCCGGGGGTACCGAGGACAGCGTCGCCTGGGACGGCGTGGGCGGCGGGGCCGCTGCCCGGCGGGGGCCCGCGACCGCGCTCGCCGCCGAGCGGGCACGTCAGGCGCGGATGGCGGTGGTCGGGCCCGTCACGGAGCGGTGGGCCCCGGAGCAGGCCGGGCCGGTGCACGAGAACTGGCAGCTGGCGGCGCCGATCGGGCCGTCGACGGATCTGTGGGCGCTCGGGGCGCTGCTGTTCCGGGCCGTGCAGGGACACGCGCCGTACCCGGAGGAGAACACCGCCGAGCTGGTGCAGCTGGTGTGCGCGGAACCGCCCGCGTTCGCCGAGGAGTGCGGGCCGCTGCGACCGGTCGTGGAGTCCCTGCTGCGCCAGGACCCCACTGAGCGGCTGGACTTCGAGGACCTGCGCGGCTGGCTGCGTTCGCTGGTGCGGTCGGCGCCCGAGCCCGAGGCCGGTGCGCATGTCGTGCCGACGCCGCCCGTGGACGCGAGCCGGCTGCCGATCGTACGGCGACGCGGCGAACTGGTCCGCAGGCGCCGCGCCGGGCTGCCCGCGACGAGTGCGCACGCCCGCCACAAGCGCACTCGCCAGAAAGCTCCGCAGCCCCGCAAACTGGGCCGGAACCTGCTCCTGCTGATCCTGCTCGCGTTGGTGGCGGCCCTCACGTACGCCGTGGTCTTCATGCCGAAGGCCGCGCCGGGCAGTGAGGGCGGCGACACGGGCACCCGCACGGACAGTGCCGGGCAGGGGAGTTCGGTGCCCACGGCGAGCGACGAGCCCCGGCCCGACCGGAACTCGAACTCCCCCGACGGCGGAGAGAAGGACCAGGACAAGGCAAGCCCGTCGCAGTCGTCCGGTTCGACGCAGACGCAGACCGGTGATCCCGAGGTCGCCCAGGGGTTCACCCTGCGCAAGGACCCCGAGGGGTTCCATGTCGCCGTCGCCGACGGCTGGGACCGCAGCGGCAAGAACGGGCGCGGTCAGATCGTGTACTCCCAGGGCGACTTCGAGCTGATACTCGTGCCGGGGCGGGACAGCAGGGCGACGTACGGCGGCGATCCGCTGAAGTACCAGCGGGAGGACGAGCGCGAACTGCAGCCGTTCCGCGACTCGTCCTGGGCCACCTCCACCGGGATGCGGCTGATCGAGGTCGGTGGTGTGTCCTCGGCCGAGGGGCAGTTCACCTGGCAGGACTCCGAGGGGCGCGGGGTGTACGTACGGAATCTCGCGATCCTCCTGGACGGGCGGTACCACGTGGTGCAGTTGCGCGGGCCGGAGGCGGAGCGGGACGAGGTCACACGGCTGTACGAGCAGGCGGCGGCCACCTACAAGGTGACCGGATAG
- a CDS encoding serine/threonine-protein kinase, whose amino-acid sequence MQGLLLAERYRLVDTIGSGGMGRVWRAHDEVLHRAVAIKELTAALYVSESDQAVLLQRTRAEARAAARINHSAVVTVHDVLEHDNRPWIVMELVEGVSLADAVKERGRVEAREAARIGMWVLRALGAAHRAGVLHRDVKPGNVLLAEDGRVLLTDFGIAQVEGDTTITRTGEIVGSVDYIAPERVRGHDPGPASDLWSLGATLYTAVEGKSPFRRTTPLTTMQAVVGEEVAEPVAAGPLGPVITALLCKDPAVRPPADEIEQMLAEAAEGRRPRVAQAYVPTRQQSAGAVDDTGGAALAPDGAEGGGARGAQGAPATPATPGSDTGGGARVPGRPTVGAGSAGGHAPAAGGHPPAAGGFGTPAAPMAMGVPPAPAAPAPTPTAGRRGRVRTVVAVLLLAALIGGGGAVAMHYADAWRAGSGSTAGANGAGEADDGVPQGWERVEDPEGFSLALPKGWKRQVMGTQIDYTPDDREHFLRIAVDDAPDFDSPYHHQLDLEEQLRTARPEYRRVRLEENIFRDRPGALWDFTWTAPAKDTEFPGPRRAIEQMYLSRDGVEYTIYMSAPAGDWDTAKEQFYTVLRSWRPAQK is encoded by the coding sequence ATGCAGGGGCTGCTCCTCGCGGAGCGCTACCGGCTGGTCGACACGATCGGCAGCGGGGGCATGGGACGGGTCTGGCGTGCGCACGATGAGGTGCTGCACCGGGCCGTCGCGATCAAGGAGTTGACGGCCGCGCTCTACGTCTCGGAGAGCGACCAGGCCGTCCTGCTGCAACGGACCCGGGCCGAGGCGCGCGCGGCGGCACGGATCAACCACTCGGCCGTCGTCACCGTGCACGACGTGCTGGAGCACGACAACCGGCCGTGGATCGTCATGGAGCTGGTCGAAGGCGTGTCCCTGGCCGACGCGGTCAAGGAGCGGGGGCGTGTCGAGGCGCGGGAGGCGGCGCGGATCGGGATGTGGGTGCTGCGCGCGCTGGGCGCCGCCCATCGGGCCGGCGTCCTGCACCGCGATGTGAAGCCGGGCAACGTCCTGCTCGCCGAGGACGGCCGGGTGCTGCTGACCGACTTCGGTATCGCGCAGGTCGAGGGCGACACGACCATCACCCGCACCGGCGAGATCGTCGGATCCGTCGACTACATCGCACCCGAGCGGGTGCGCGGGCACGACCCCGGGCCCGCCTCCGACCTGTGGTCGCTGGGCGCCACGCTGTACACGGCGGTCGAGGGCAAGTCGCCCTTCCGGCGCACCACTCCGCTCACCACGATGCAGGCCGTGGTGGGCGAGGAGGTCGCCGAACCCGTGGCGGCCGGGCCGTTGGGGCCCGTCATCACCGCGCTGCTGTGCAAGGACCCGGCCGTACGGCCCCCCGCCGACGAGATCGAGCAGATGCTCGCCGAGGCGGCGGAGGGGCGGCGGCCCCGGGTGGCGCAGGCGTATGTGCCGACCCGGCAGCAGTCGGCGGGCGCGGTGGACGACACGGGTGGAGCCGCCCTCGCGCCGGACGGTGCGGAGGGTGGGGGCGCGCGTGGTGCACAGGGCGCGCCCGCCACTCCCGCCACTCCCGGTTCGGATACGGGTGGTGGTGCGCGGGTGCCGGGGCGCCCCACCGTGGGTGCGGGCTCCGCCGGGGGGCACGCGCCCGCCGCCGGAGGCCACCCTCCCGCCGCCGGTGGCTTCGGCACACCGGCCGCTCCGATGGCCATGGGCGTCCCGCCCGCGCCGGCCGCCCCCGCCCCGACGCCCACCGCCGGGCGGCGCGGCCGGGTTCGTACGGTCGTGGCCGTACTCCTGCTGGCCGCGCTGATCGGCGGTGGCGGTGCCGTCGCGATGCACTACGCCGACGCCTGGCGCGCGGGGAGCGGCTCCACGGCCGGCGCGAACGGCGCGGGCGAGGCGGACGACGGCGTGCCGCAGGGGTGGGAACGGGTCGAGGACCCGGAGGGTTTCAGCCTCGCCCTGCCCAAGGGGTGGAAGCGGCAGGTGATGGGCACGCAGATCGACTACACCCCCGACGACCGTGAGCACTTCCTGCGGATCGCCGTGGACGACGCGCCCGACTTCGACAGCCCGTACCACCACCAGCTCGACCTGGAGGAGCAGTTGAGAACGGCGAGGCCCGAGTACCGGCGGGTGCGTCTGGAGGAGAACATCTTCCGCGACCGGCCGGGCGCCCTGTGGGACTTCACCTGGACCGCGCCGGCGAAGGACACGGAGTTCCCCGGGCCGCGCCGGGCGATCGAGCAGATGTATCTCTCCCGGGACGGCGTCGAGTACACGATCTACATGTCCGCGCCCGCCGGGGACTGGGACACGGCGAAGGAGCAGTTCTACACGGTGCTGCGCAGCTGGCGGCCGGCGCAGAAGTGA
- a CDS encoding nucleotide sugar dehydrogenase: MPADLAVIGLGQLGLPLAQAAVAAGIPTLGYRTGPDSGSLTPGELRRMLARGFKPTTSPAELGRVRTAVICAPTPLGADGSLDLTQVEEAARTLAARLRPHTTVILESPVPPGTTGELLRPLLEEGSGLRAGRDFHLAYSPARVDPGNRDFGPANTPKVIGGLTSACTESAAAFYGRLTDKVVRARGLREAETVHLLETNYRHVNIALVNEMAALCHDLNVDLWDVIRCAETKPFGFQAFRPGPGVGGHALPQDLSGHAPRSLRMVELAQRVNNRMPQYVVQRAATLLNEHGKSARGARVLLLGITYKPDIPDQQGTPADEIARRLIELGAHVSYHDPHVPTWSVLDRPIPRADSLYEATADADLTILLQQHRTYDLQGLSVKAQLLLDTRGATPTGAAHRL; the protein is encoded by the coding sequence ATGCCCGCAGATCTCGCCGTCATCGGACTCGGCCAGTTGGGGCTGCCGCTGGCCCAGGCCGCCGTCGCCGCCGGCATCCCCACGCTCGGTTACCGCACCGGCCCCGACTCCGGCTCCCTCACCCCCGGCGAACTGCGCCGCATGCTCGCCCGCGGCTTCAAGCCCACCACCAGCCCCGCCGAACTCGGCCGCGTCCGTACGGCGGTCATCTGCGCGCCCACCCCCCTCGGCGCCGACGGCTCGCTCGACCTCACGCAGGTCGAGGAGGCCGCCCGCACGCTGGCCGCCCGGCTGCGCCCGCACACCACGGTCATCCTGGAGTCCCCGGTCCCACCGGGCACCACCGGGGAACTCCTGCGCCCCCTCCTCGAAGAAGGCTCCGGCCTGCGCGCCGGCCGCGACTTCCACCTCGCCTACTCCCCCGCGCGCGTGGACCCGGGCAACCGCGACTTCGGCCCCGCCAACACCCCCAAGGTGATCGGCGGTCTCACCTCCGCCTGCACGGAGTCGGCTGCCGCCTTCTACGGCCGCCTCACCGACAAGGTCGTACGCGCGCGTGGCCTGCGCGAGGCGGAGACGGTCCACCTCCTGGAGACCAACTACCGCCACGTCAACATCGCCCTGGTCAACGAGATGGCCGCCCTCTGCCACGACCTCAACGTCGACCTCTGGGACGTCATCCGCTGCGCCGAGACCAAGCCCTTCGGCTTCCAGGCCTTCCGCCCCGGCCCCGGTGTCGGGGGCCACGCCCTCCCCCAGGACCTCTCGGGCCACGCCCCCCGATCGCTCCGCATGGTCGAACTGGCCCAGCGCGTCAACAACCGCATGCCCCAGTACGTCGTCCAGCGCGCCGCCACGCTCCTCAACGAACACGGCAAGTCGGCCCGGGGCGCCCGTGTCCTCCTGCTGGGCATCACCTACAAGCCAGACATCCCCGACCAACAGGGCACCCCCGCCGACGAGATCGCCCGCCGCCTCATCGAACTCGGCGCCCACGTCAGCTACCACGACCCGCACGTCCCCACCTGGAGCGTCCTCGACCGCCCCATCCCCCGCGCCGACTCCCTCTACGAGGCCACCGCCGACGCCGACCTGACGATCCTCCTCCAGCAGCACCGCACCTACGACCTCCAGGGCCTGTCGGTGAAGGCGCAACTCCTGCTGGACACCCGGGGGGCCACGCCCACGGGGGCGGCGCATCGGTTGTGA
- a CDS encoding GuaB3 family IMP dehydrogenase-related protein, with protein sequence MTEIEIGRGKRGRRAYAFDDIAVVPSRRTRDPKEVSITWQIDAYRFELPFLAAPMDSVVSPATAIRIGELGGLGVLNLEGLWTRYEDPQPLLDEVTGLPEEAATRRLQEIYTAPIKEELIGQRIKEVRDSGVVTAAALSPQRTAQFSKAVVDAGVDIFVIRGTTVSAEHVSGSHEPLNLKQFIYELDVPVIVGGCATYTAALHLMRTGAAGVLVGFGGGAAHTTRNVLGIRVPMATAVADVAAARRDYMDESGGRYVHVIADGGVGWSGDIPKAIACGADAVMMGSPLARATDAPGKGNHWGMEAVNEELPRGKKVDLGTVGTIEEVLTGPSHTPDGSMNLFGALRRAMATTGYSDLKEFQRVEVTVADSQHMR encoded by the coding sequence GTGACTGAGATCGAGATCGGGCGCGGCAAGCGCGGCCGCCGGGCGTACGCCTTCGACGACATCGCCGTCGTCCCCAGCCGCCGTACGCGGGACCCGAAGGAGGTCTCGATCACCTGGCAGATCGACGCCTACCGCTTCGAGCTGCCGTTTCTGGCCGCTCCCATGGACTCGGTCGTCTCCCCGGCCACCGCGATCCGCATCGGCGAGCTGGGCGGCCTCGGCGTCCTGAACCTCGAAGGTCTGTGGACGCGGTACGAGGACCCGCAGCCGCTGCTCGACGAGGTCACCGGCCTGCCCGAGGAGGCCGCGACCCGCCGTCTGCAGGAGATCTACACCGCTCCCATCAAGGAAGAGCTGATCGGGCAGCGCATCAAGGAGGTGCGCGACTCGGGTGTGGTGACCGCCGCCGCGCTCTCCCCGCAGCGCACCGCCCAGTTCTCCAAGGCCGTCGTGGACGCGGGCGTCGACATCTTCGTCATCCGCGGCACGACCGTGTCGGCGGAGCACGTCTCCGGTTCGCACGAGCCGCTGAACCTGAAGCAGTTCATCTACGAGCTGGACGTCCCCGTGATCGTCGGCGGCTGCGCCACCTACACGGCCGCCCTGCACCTGATGCGCACCGGCGCGGCCGGCGTCCTCGTCGGCTTCGGCGGCGGCGCGGCCCACACCACGCGCAACGTGCTCGGCATCCGGGTCCCGATGGCCACGGCGGTCGCCGACGTCGCCGCGGCCCGCCGCGACTACATGGACGAGTCCGGCGGCCGGTACGTGCACGTCATCGCCGACGGCGGTGTCGGCTGGTCCGGCGACATCCCGAAGGCGATCGCCTGCGGCGCGGACGCCGTGATGATGGGCTCCCCGCTGGCCCGCGCCACGGACGCGCCCGGCAAGGGCAACCACTGGGGCATGGAGGCGGTGAACGAGGAGCTGCCGCGCGGCAAGAAGGTCGACCTCGGGACCGTCGGCACGATCGAGGAGGTCCTCACCGGACCCTCGCACACCCCTGACGGCTCCATGAACCTCTTCGGAGCGCTGCGGCGGGCGATGGCCACGACCGGGTACAGCGACCTGAAGGAGTTCCAGCGCGTCGAGGTGACGGTGGCGGACTCGCAGCACATGCGGTGA
- a CDS encoding serine/threonine-protein kinase: protein MSEAERAGESRQDKDARLLAGRYRLGGVLGRGGMGTVWRAMDETLGRTVAVKELRFPSSIDADEKRRLITRTLREAKAIARIRNNAAVTVFDVVHEDDRPWIVMELVEGKSLAEAIREDGVLEPRRAAEVGLAILDVLRAAHREGILHRDVKPSNVLIDKHDGRVVLTDFGIAQVEGDPSITSTGMLVGAPSYISPERARGHKPGPAADLWSLGGLLYAAVEGVPPYDKGSAIATLTAVMTEPVPEPKRAGPLRDVIFGLLTKDPERRLDDAGARAMLNTVIHAPDPKDVDPVDATRVVPLPPVPEERPKKGGSAGAGAKESGGERPRAPRWSMRKGSSGAAAAGAGAGAGVARGVGAGASGGTSGGRSGKASGEAGAVSPAASSAAVTTRSASVGVASGADATRTGGGSGQTPGGSGAAVPGPRAAGASAGDGAGNSVSAKRTSGWPQVPPPDLPPRPVPRAPITDVVSRRTLAVIAVAVVLVVLGTVLALTLGDDGGSDNSKGAGTKAVASGGAASGSDADGKDADTKDDKGGTEADKGKDKGSDPGPDGDTTDGAGRSGGSGGSSPNPTGGSDGSVGEGGSGSGTIATETYKSGQGLSIGLPDGWKYQSTDAAGARFSGPDGQRLLVGWTRRPKTDPVADWKNQERYMVRSQYKRIRIEAVDYRGWNAADWEFTYVESGTKYRSIDRGFVVDSRQGYALMYTAKASKWSGELRKNTWRTFTKTFKPKS from the coding sequence ATGTCGGAGGCGGAGCGGGCTGGGGAATCCCGTCAGGACAAGGACGCACGTCTCCTCGCCGGGCGGTACCGGCTGGGAGGGGTGCTCGGTCGCGGCGGTATGGGCACGGTATGGCGTGCCATGGACGAGACGTTGGGGCGTACGGTCGCCGTCAAGGAGCTGCGGTTCCCGTCGAGCATCGACGCGGACGAGAAACGGCGCCTGATCACACGCACGCTGCGTGAGGCGAAGGCGATCGCGCGGATCCGCAACAACGCCGCTGTGACGGTCTTCGACGTCGTGCACGAGGACGACCGTCCGTGGATCGTCATGGAACTCGTCGAGGGCAAGTCGCTCGCCGAGGCCATCCGTGAGGACGGCGTCCTCGAGCCGAGGCGGGCCGCCGAGGTGGGGCTCGCCATCCTCGACGTGCTGCGCGCGGCGCACCGCGAGGGCATCCTGCACCGGGACGTGAAGCCGTCGAACGTGCTCATCGACAAGCACGACGGCCGGGTCGTCCTCACCGACTTCGGTATCGCACAGGTCGAGGGCGACCCCTCCATCACCTCGACCGGCATGCTCGTGGGCGCGCCCTCGTACATCTCGCCGGAGCGGGCCCGCGGTCACAAGCCCGGCCCCGCGGCCGACCTGTGGTCGCTCGGCGGTCTGCTCTACGCGGCGGTCGAGGGGGTGCCGCCCTACGACAAGGGGTCGGCCATAGCGACGCTGACCGCGGTGATGACCGAGCCGGTGCCGGAGCCCAAGCGCGCCGGCCCCCTGAGGGACGTCATCTTCGGGCTGCTGACCAAGGACCCCGAGCGGCGGCTCGACGACGCCGGTGCGCGGGCGATGCTCAACACCGTGATCCACGCGCCCGATCCGAAGGACGTCGATCCGGTGGACGCGACGCGGGTCGTGCCGCTGCCGCCGGTGCCGGAGGAGCGCCCGAAGAAGGGTGGTTCCGCGGGCGCCGGGGCCAAGGAGAGCGGCGGCGAGCGGCCGCGGGCGCCTCGGTGGTCCATGCGGAAGGGCTCGTCGGGGGCCGCTGCCGCCGGTGCCGGTGCCGGTGCCGGTGTGGCGCGCGGTGTCGGTGCCGGCGCCTCGGGTGGGACGTCCGGCGGGCGCTCCGGTAAGGCTTCGGGTGAGGCCGGTGCCGTCTCTCCGGCCGCGTCCTCGGCGGCGGTGACGACGAGGTCCGCGTCCGTCGGGGTGGCGTCGGGTGCCGATGCCACGAGGACCGGCGGCGGCTCGGGCCAGACCCCGGGTGGGTCGGGGGCCGCGGTGCCGGGGCCGCGTGCGGCGGGCGCGAGCGCGGGCGACGGTGCGGGGAACTCCGTGTCGGCGAAGCGGACTTCCGGGTGGCCCCAGGTGCCCCCGCCTGATCTGCCGCCGCGGCCGGTGCCCCGGGCACCGATCACGGACGTGGTGTCGCGGCGGACCCTGGCCGTCATCGCCGTGGCCGTGGTGCTGGTCGTCCTCGGGACCGTCCTCGCCCTCACCCTCGGCGACGACGGCGGTTCCGACAACAGCAAGGGCGCCGGCACCAAGGCGGTCGCGTCCGGCGGAGCGGCGTCGGGGAGCGACGCCGACGGCAAGGACGCGGACACCAAGGACGACAAGGGCGGCACGGAAGCGGACAAGGGGAAGGACAAGGGGTCCGACCCCGGTCCGGACGGTGACACGACGGACGGGGCCGGCCGTTCGGGCGGCTCCGGGGGCAGTTCGCCGAACCCCACGGGCGGGTCGGACGGATCCGTGGGCGAGGGCGGCTCCGGCTCGGGCACCATCGCGACCGAGACGTACAAGAGCGGTCAGGGGCTCTCGATCGGGCTGCCCGACGGGTGGAAGTACCAGTCGACGGACGCCGCGGGCGCCCGCTTCTCCGGCCCCGACGGGCAGCGGCTGCTCGTCGGCTGGACGAGACGGCCGAAGACGGACCCGGTCGCGGACTGGAAGAACCAGGAGCGGTACATGGTCCGCTCGCAGTACAAGCGGATCCGCATAGAGGCGGTGGACTACCGGGGCTGGAACGCGGCCGACTGGGAGTTCACCTACGTGGAGAGCGGGACGAAGTACCGGTCGATCGACCGCGGTTTCGTCGTCGACTCCCGGCAGGGCTACGCGCTGATGTACACCGCGAAGGCGTCCAAGTGGAGCGGTGAGCTGCGCAAGAACACGTGGCGGACGTTCACGAAGACGTTCAAGCCGAAGTCGTGA